A single Drechmeria coniospora strain ARSEF 6962 chromosome 03, whole genome shotgun sequence DNA region contains:
- a CDS encoding ribonucleotide reductase encodes MASQITPSKQAATAIASLKMESPVKKLDFADKENRPLGDAVASSPSTQLDVGDKHVKGTKEVEAESTAVVPTTQPEECDEPLLRENPQRFVLFPIKYHEIWQMYKKAEASFWTAEEIDLSKDLHDWNNRLNDDERYFVSHILAFFAASDGIVNENLVERFSGEVQIPEARCFYGFQIMMENIHSETYSLLIDSYIKEHAQREYLFNAIDTIPCIRKKADWALRWIQDKESTFAQRLVAFAAVEGIFFSGAFASIFWLKKRGLMPGLTFSNELISRDEGLHTDFACLLHSHLNNRASKKVINDIITDAVTIEQEFLTEALPCALLGMNATLMKQYIEFVADRLLVALGNEKVYKSSNPFDFMENISLGGKTNFFEKRVADYQKAGVLASGTKKAADDVATPVNSAEGGDFSFDDDF; translated from the exons ATGGCCTCTCAGATCACCCCTTCGAAGCAG GCTGCCACTGCCATCGCGTCGCTGAAAATGGAATCTCCTGTGAAGAAGCTCGACTTCGCCGATAAGGAGAACCGGCCTTTGGGTGACGCCGTTGCCTCCAGCCCATCGACgcagctcgacgtcggcgacaagCACGTCAAGGGAACGAAGGAGGTTGAAGCGGAGAGCACCGCCGTCGTTCCTACGACCCAGCCGGAGGAGTGTGACGAGCCTCTGCTTCGAGAAAACCCCCAGCGATTCGTTCTGTTCCCCATCAAGTATCACGAG ATCTGGCAAATGTACAAGAAGGCCGAGGCGTCCTTCTGGACGGCCGAAGAGATCGATCTTTCCAAGGATTTGCACGACTGGAACAACCGTTTGAATGACGATGAGCGGTATTTCGTCTCGCACATTCTCGCTTTCTTCGCCGCTTCGGACGGAATCGTCAACGAGAACCTTGTCGAACGTTTCAGCGGCGAGGTGCAAATCCCCGAGGCTCGCTGCTTCTACGGTTTCCAAATCATGATGGAAAATATCCACTCCGAGACCTACTCGCTCTTGATCGACTCGTACATCAAGGAGCACGCTCAGCGAGAGTATCTGTTCAACGCCATTGACACAA TTCCTTGCATCCGCAAGAAGGCTGATTGGGCCCTGCGTTGGATCCAAGACAAGGAGTCCACGTTCGCCCAAAGACTTgttgcctttgccgccgtcgaaggcATCTTCTTCAGCGGTGCTTTCGCCTCAATCTTCTGGCTGAAGAAGCGCGGTCTCATGCCTGGTCTGACATTCTCCAACGAGCTCATCTCGCGTGATGAGGGTCTTCACACCGATTTTGCGTGCCTGTTGCATTCGCACCTCAACAACCGGGCCAGCAAGAAGGTCATCAACGACATCAtcaccgacgccgtcacCATTGAGCAGGAGTTCCTCACCGAGGCCCTCCCATGTGCTCTGCTCGGCATGAATGCCACCTTGATGAAGCAGTACATCGAGTTCGTTGCCGATCGTCTCCTTGTTGCTCTCGGCAACGAGAAGGTGTACAAATCGTCGAACCCCTTCGACTTCATGGAGAACATCTCCCTCGGTGGCAAGACCAATTTCTTCGAGAAACGTGTTGCCGACTATCAAAAGGCCGGCGTTCTGGCCAGCGGCACCAAGAAGGCCGCCGATGATGTCGCTACCCCGGTGAACAGCGCCGAGGGTGGTGACTTcagcttcgacgacgacttctAA
- a CDS encoding Rap1-interacting factor 1 translates to MASSVAQPPSTTTSCNIFKSLPARPPTPPRETSAHDPDVSLKSLALSRSQAFDPCRSLQTPPNAGCPRSAIATRSNPSSSHRRKRVEWSVHTEYKEAPQYPSVSGPGDIKSSPLSAPSSATAKPIKGILKPSPSPKPLSSSLGGDLDGTAAQPNVTEMLDSTIKHLAGADRDSKLDAYMMLSRALKTSNNLPDRVALQAKMSLFMQFIQRDMTSKTETGALDASLVNHALTLLATFLQFQAIASTLTSDFGVFVIDHAIRSFEDISVPKDVVRHLMQAVAFQSFPAKVMTLDRVGRLVIALHGIGHHMKGKSVVMSRLLIYKRLVQQSRACMVTHSDWLQDMFTDMLSSVKDIRAQAISLAVEAGFALRSDKTLFRKVNELFSAQHEDESYMDFFIQRLQHMLKDKLTSAAMPQIWGATILFLRFPLDKWQHYSPWLVLVQSAFNTPDAATKHEANRAWNRYVYLSLVDCKLSPKSIATLCQPLLSQLRRKVSGAKQQEEPMKLRRAVFGGICSLYYFSVAQGGAKYPIDVIWDVAVHPVMTQLVSLDDRHGVSGDCTMQAARTLVGLLDVSTPRPSRNLDRIMDAAPVHPEELLPLDPKWIRRNCVKVFEAVGPILDRRFVDLANKESLAFRLWKSLIGSVVAASAKDIKVSDDTAKFLACSFGFLSKVWSAGLADGARTQSEFLASVTQFVRLLVDGLGLLPFTEKKLSLRVDSNFESVATPTQRLSKPNPPSGVARISLHHLFLLMCTTPPGCVDDAELADLFRSAFEPFFASRSAKGRVELAQELMQLLPRSCPSACGPWLLLADHMKLPFANSLASRSSLVTTNQPLASEHLDIVSHLERGLTCHPGLPIAHWGSLFDAICNKVVEDIGDAGVALLVVDPIAKGLLETLSKDTSVPSMVWFQAMALLCNVAKLPCDGQTLDAVRLQAWGTPSTGAGLGPSDPCDSLYKLGNHVMQRLYAQCSDFGTRQKVEVFAESFLGFVARSLPRAVITTISNMQLGLCPWIRDEKDWLQLNDSSAMSKIIRSLWDQVCSRLATYGRLHRDDFDQVQLLLTAAFESKDAYIVSTAAELWNTWAKGGKLECSDSLLSTVSSLRTSLGLFGPGTELSNGSVEEQLSTFRGATDGHGHSSHNHASAELSATTSSKRSLHATRQTESVTDNQDSAKGRRAPRLRRNTSSIRSPPAAPCSASNHELPNLAAPETQVWKSQQESVALVADSSHSGSANPESKAADSVAIGMDDVKMETTPQRKSFDDMITLTPTPRRGQVLPMEGMNDPPSSPPVPRPYPLLSEIQSRVRANSSMEDWRFSSPTGSSAAGNQQATTGCPKSSSPPLPEEPSRPKPPRRRTRRQKRNAATERAAAKTLPPSVMDADDSPDTDNTQESGGLPNPTAHTPSTPPLRHLSPPSKTQRTAKSGDEAFVDARSQPMDEEAHSSCDMEPSVKDALEDTYFALSEGDEHQMVDLAMELETGHYELPAAGELVTPTKKSMPSREAGQGCITVYTDLPLTTSPSPTRRRESKRLASQAPKSSPTKAVDEGGDGGRTRKRKRGFKEAETRSKKKRSREAGRETRVEEASSNESAVASADSGHTAQHSNGVKTRGGSRKRKLQAPSPADAKTASPKASAEILENVKGNLDGGDTDEELLSQLVTESFAASQAHDEQQTARPRSSAKAKLAGRADVKKNGEKDTDGGGEERQSIMESLRTGLAQLRNASLDRETVYAMEDLLMDMKRELYKAERRGRARA, encoded by the exons ATGGCATCTTCAGTAGCGCAGCCCCCCTCAACCACGACCAGCTGCAACATATTCAAGTCCCTGCCGGCAAGACCACCAACGCCTCCGCGGGAGACGTCGGCTCACGACCCAGACGTCTCCCTCAAGTCCCTTGCACTCTCTCGCTCACAGGCATTCGACCCATGCCGCAGCCTCCAGACGCCCCCAAACGCCGGTTGCCCTCGCTCTGCCATCGCAACAAGATCCAACCCGAGTTCGTCTCACAGGCGCAAAAGGGTCGAGTGGTCCGTCCATACCGAGTACAAGGAGGCCCCCCAGTACCCCAGTGTTTCCGGCCCTGGCGATATCAAATCCTCCCCCCTCTCGgccccctcctcggccaccgcCAAACCCATCAAAGGCATCCTCAAgccttcgccctcgccgaaaCCGCTATCCTCATctctcggcggcgacctcgatgGCACGGCAGCCCAGCCAAACGTCACCGAGATGCTCGACTCCACCATCAAGCAccttgccggtgccgaccgGGACTCCAAGCTGGACGCCTACATGATGCTCTCCAGGGCGTTGAAGACGTCCAACAATCTTCCCGATCGGGTCGCGCTGCAGGCCAAGATGAGTTTGTTCATGCAGTTTATCCAGCGCGACATGACCTCCAAGACCGAAActggcgccctcgacgcgtCCCTCGTCAACCACGCTCTCACCCTGCTCGCCACTTTCCTCCAGTTCCAAGCCATCGCTTCGACGCTCACCTCTGACTTTGGCGTCTTCGTCATAGACCACGCGATTCGATCCTTCGAAGATATTTCCGTGCCCAAGGATGTTGTTCGTCACCTGATGCAGGCCGTTGCCTTCCAGAGCTTTCCCGCCAAGGTCATGACGTTGGaccgcgtcggccggctcgtcatcgccctccACGGCATTGGGCACCACATGAAGGGCAAGAGCGTCGTCATGAGCCGCCTGCTCATCTACAAGCGGCTTGTCCAGCAGTCCCGCGCTTGCATGGTGACGCACTCGGACTGGCTCCAAGACATGTTCACAGACATGCTCAGCTCCGTCAAGGATATCCGTGCCCAGGCGATTAGTCTTGCTGTCGAGGCTGGCTTCGCCCTTCGATCCGACAAGACGCTCTTTCGCAAGGTGAACGAGTTGTTCAGCGCCCAGCATGAGGATGAAAGTTACATGGATTTCTTCATCCAGCGGCTGCAGCATATGCTCAAGGACAAACTAACCAGCGCCGCGATGCCGCAGATCTGGGGTGCGACGATCCTCTTTCTCCGTTTTCCCTTGGACAAATGGCAGCACTACAGTCCATGGctggtacttgtgcagtcCGCGTTTAACACCCCGGATGCCGCGACGAAGCATGAAGCCAACAGAGCCTGGAATCGTTACGTTTACCTATCCCTCGTCGACTGCAAGCTCTCTCCAAAGTCCATCGCCACACTCTGTCAGCCGCTTTTGAGCCAGCTCCGGAGGAAGGTTTCGGGCGCCAAACAGCAAGAGGAGCCCATGAAACTTCGGCGCGCTGTCTTTGGCGGAATATGCAGCCTCTACTACTTCTCCGTCGCTCAGGGCGGCGCCAAGTACCCCATCGATGTCATCTGGGATGTTGCTGTTCATCCGGTAATGACTCAGCTGGTGAGCCTCGATGACAGGCATGGCGTTTCTGGGGACTGCACCATGCAGGCCGCTCGAACGCTGGTTGGCCTCTTGGACGTCTCGACACCTCGCCCGTCGCGGAACCTGGATCGCATCATGGATGCAGCGCCTGTTCATCCCGAAGAGCTGCTGCCCCTCGATCCTAAGTGGATCCGGCGAAACTGCGTCAAGGTGTTCGAAGCGGTGGGCCCTATTCTTGACAGGAGGTttgtcgacctcgccaaCAAGGAGAGCTTGGCCTTCCGACTATGGAAATCCCTCATCGGCTCAGTCGTCGCGGCGTCAGCCAAGGACATCAAGGTGTCGGATGATACTGCAAAGTTCTTGGCCTGCAGCTTCGGATTCCTGTCCAAGGTTTGGTCGGCAGGTCTCGCTGACGGCGCGCGCACCCAGTCCGAGTTTCTGGCTAGTGTGACGCAGTTCGTTCGCCTTCTTGTCGACGGACTAGGCTTGCTTCCTTTCACCGAGAAGAAGTTGTCCCTGCGTGTCGACAGCAACTTTGAATCGGTCGCCACGCCAACGCAACGGCTCAGCAAACCAAACCCGCCCAGCGGTGTCGCCCGCATCTCTCTCCACCACCTCTTTCTGCTGATGTGCACAACTCCTCCGGGTTgcgtcgacgatgcagaACTGGCCGACTTGTTTCGATCGGCGTTTGAACCCTTCTTCGCAAGCAGGAGCGCCAAGGGACGTGTTGAACTTGCCCAGGAACTAATGCAATTGCTGCCGCGAAGCTGTCCGTCCGCATGTGGACCGTGGCTGCTTTTGGCGGACCACATGAAGTTGCCCTTCGCCAACAGCCTCGCTTCACGATCCAGTCTCGTCACTACCAATCAACCTCTGGCGTCAGAGCACCTCGATATCGTGTCGCATCTCGAGCGTGGTCTCACATGCCACCCTGGCTTGCCGATCGCTCACTGGGGTTCCCTGTTTGACGCTATTTGCAACAAGGTCGTGGAGGATATCGGCGACGCAGGTGTTGCTCTTCTCGTCGTTGACCCCATCGCCAAGGGCTTACTCGAAACTCTTTCCAAGGATACCTCCGTGCCGTCGATGGTTTGGTTTCAGGCGATGGCACTGCTCTGTAATGTCGCCAAGTTACCATGTGATGGGCAGACGTTGGACGCCGTTCGCCTACAGGCCTGGGGGACACCCTCGACAGGGGCAGGTCTGGGACCGTCGGATCCTTGTGATAGTCTCTACAAGCTCGGCAACCATGTGATGCAAAGGCTCTACGCCCAATGTTCGGACTTTGGAACACGCCAAAAAGTAGAGGTATTTGCCGAGTCCTTTCTAGGGTTTGTGGCCAGGTCCTTGCCTCGCGCGGTCATCACTACGATTTCGAACATGCAGCTTGGTCTGTGCCCGTGGATTCGAGATGAGAAAGATTGGCTTCAACTGAACGACAGCTCCGCCATGTCTAAAATT ATACGAAGTCTTTGGGATCAGGTTTGCAGCAGACTGGCCACCTACGGACGGCTGCACAGGGATGACTTTGACCAAGTTCAGCTGCTCCTGACTGCCGCTTTCGAGAGCAAGGATGCCTACATCGTCAGCACGGCAGCGGAGCTCTGGAACACATGGGCAAAGGGTGGCAAACTCGAATGCTCGGATAGTCTCCTGTCCACAGTTTCATCTCTGCGAACCAGCCTCGGTCTGTTTGGGCCTGGAACCGAGTTGTCGAATGGGAGCGTTGAAGAGCAACTTTCCACATTCAGAGgggcgacggacggacaTGGCCACTCATCGCACAATCACGCATCGGCAGAActctcggcgacgacatcGTCCAAGCGGTCGTTGCATGCGACGCGCCAAACGGAGTCTGTCACGGATAATCAAGATTCGGCCAAGGGTAGACGGGCACCGCGGCTTCGTCGTAATACGTCGTCGATTCGATCCCCGCCAGCTGCACCATGCTCCGCCTCGAATCATGAGTTGCCGAACCTCGCGGCCCCGGAAACGCAAGTGTGGAAATCACAGCAGGAGAGCGTTGCACTGGTCGCCGACAGTTCTCACAGTGGCTCCGCCAACCCAGAGTCGAAGGCAGCAGATTCGGTGGCCATCGGCATGGATGATGTCAAAATGGAGACGACTCCCCAGCGCAAGTCTTTCGACGACATGATTACCTTGACACCGACGCCAAGGCGAGGGCAGGTCTTGCCGATGGAGGGCATGAATgatccgccgtcgtcacctccTGTTCCACGACCGTATCCTTTACTGTCGGAGATTCAGTCACGCGTCAGAGCGAACAGCTCCATGGAAGATTGGAGGTTCTCATCGCCCACGGGgtcatcggcggcaggcAATCAACAGGCCACGACGGGCTGCCCCAAGTCTTcatctcctcccctcccggaggagccgtctcggccgaagCCCCCCCGGAGGAGAACTCGCAGGCAGAAACGCAATGCTGCTACCGAGAGGGCAGCAGCGAAAACATTGCCCCCGAGCGTCATGGATGCGGACGATAGCCCCGACACCGACAACACGCAGGAAAGCGGTGGCCTGCCGAACCCAACTGCCCATACCCCCTCCACGCCGCCGCTGCGCCATCTCTCGCCGCCTAGCAAGACGCAGAGAACGGCGAAATCTGGTGATGAAGCATTCGTCGATGCCAGGAGTCAGCCGATGGACGAAGAAGCACACTCTTCCTGCGACATGGAGCCGTCCGTCAAGGATGCGCTCGAGGATACGTACTTTGCGCTCAgcgaaggcgacgagcacCAAATGGTGGACTTGGCCATGGAGCTGGAGACTGGGCACTACGAGCTCCCTGCTGCGGGAGAATTGGTGACGCCAACGAAGAAAAGTATGCCGAGCAGGGAGGCCGGCCAAGGTTGCATCACGGTCTACACAGACTTGCCCTTGACCACGTCTCCGAGCccgacacgacgacgcgaATCAAAAAGATTGGCCTCGCAAGCGCCCAAGTCTTCGCCGACCAAGGCAGTGGATgaaggtggcgacggcgggagGACAAGGAAGCGTAAGCGAGGGTTCAAGGAAGCCGAGACCCGAAGTAAGAAGAAGCGATCGAGGGAGGCGGGGCGGGAGACGAGGGTGGAGGAAGCATCGTCGAACGAGTCAGCCGTGGCTTCGGCGGACAGCGGCCACACTGCTCAGCACAGCAATGGAGTGAAGACGAGAGGAGGCTCGCGCAAGCGCAAGCTTCAGGCACCCAGTCCGGCGGACGCGAAGACGGCATCACCgaaggcgtcggccgagattTTGGAGAATGTCAAGGGGAACTTGGACGGAGGGGacacggacgaggagctgctgtCTCAGTTGGTGACGGAGTCGTTTGCCGCGTCCCAGGCtcacgacgagcagcagACGGCGCGGCCAAGATCTTCGGCGAAGGCAAAGCTCGCAGGCCGTGCGGATGTGAAGAAGAATGGAGAAAAGGATACGGatggcggaggagaggagaggcaaTCGATCATGGAGTCGCTGCGAACCGGGCTGGCCCAGCTTCGCAACGCTTCGCTTGATCGAGAGACGGTATACGCGATGGAGGACCTGTTGATGGACATGAAACGGGAACTTTACAAAGCCGAgcggagaggaagggcaAGGGCTTGA
- a CDS encoding M protein repeat protein, protein MPAYSPRAQAALLKAVNQVFDLDQTAESLEELRNGIILAHILHELDSEFEPSHLESNPPGTSKYLTNKRNIQTVYKGLFRFIRQRVPELACQARRVDFHAITEIPEAQGISQLLAVMVSAAAMGPDNGKYVPRIQHGLDRDNQAEIMQIIRGMQQDVESYKDADLDEAIDAVTEARDIDLVVEEQNATLRQQLDAAKKALSDYITRLEHLQQSHEELKHEKEKNERELDVFRKATLDGAHSAQAIKLLEAQVQEQMEIISRNEESIRDSDRAKAQLESEVQRLSQKSMQADELRDQATEWKHKAEELEKKANTAERYKQKLEAQQGLVREVQNLQYERTELQEQIRSLKNDRERGDRTRKAEDELTRMITQSEQHLWDERNQKNQLLTDIATLRDELVRLKAQCAHDERFIQDLQDQMQQQGSAVTSPSQYLAASTAFNLEDELKAASSEGQANVPLEMSRLKAENELLRRTFGSSGDTASLRRELEEQRRLEQRLQQNLNIIFEKQTITEEQIKALMENATDERSQAFIKLRSQLAESQSKLEEAAKSSSDLQAKAADMNRDLLRVKAQLSATEKGGLEAIDDLKSTDKLISESLKDELDRLREEHNFVVSERDAQKSQLIEALLAKDKLRREAVDNDTSTIAAADPDAEDAARKSGEKIEKLRARLKERKLQLEQSENDKLDLQHKLKEAQGGEDSAGRKDAAEQMVKNLQRENALIATAWYDLTSRLQSNHVVLQRRQDAPRSWLNKQRQMVNGQLRRRDLLYLY, encoded by the exons ATGCCCGCTTACAGCCCGCGCGCCCAAGCCGCGCTGCTCAAGGCC GTCAACCAAGTCTTTGATCTCGACCAGACGGCCGAATCCCTGGAGGAGTTGCGCAATGGCATCATTCTCGCGCACATCCTCCACGAGCTGGATTCCGAATTCGAACCTTCACACCTCGAGTCCAACCCCCCCGGCACCTCCAAGTACCTGACCAACAAGCGCAACATTCAAACAGTGTACAAGGGTTTGTTTCGATTCATCCGTCAGAGAGTCCCCGAGCTCGCTTGCCAAGCGAGAAGGGTTGACTTCCATGCCATCACCGAGATTCCCGAGGCGCAGGGCATTAGCCAG CTACTTGCCGTCATGGTGTCCGCTGCTGCCATGGGCCCTGACAATGGAAAGTACGTGCCGCGGATACAGCACGGCCTTGACCGTGACAACCAAGCGGAGATTATGCAAATTATCCGCGGCATGCAGCAGGACGTTGAGAGCTACAAGGATGCCGACTTGGACGAGGCGATCGACGCCGTCACGGAGGCACGAGacatcgacctcgtcgtcgaagagcAGAATGCCACGCTTCGGCAACAGCTCGATGCTGCCAAAAAAGCTCTTTCCGACTACATCACTCGACTCGAGCATCTGCAGCAAAGTCACGAGGAACTGAAACATgagaaggagaagaatgAGCGCGAGCTGGACGTTTTTCGGAAAGCGACGCTCGATGGAGCACACAGCGCCCAGGCCATCAAACTCCTGGAAGCACAGGTGCAAGAGCAGATGGAAATCATATCCAGGAATGAGGAGAGCATCAGAGACAGCGACAGGGCGAAGGCGCAGCTGGAAAGTGAGGTGCAAAGGCTGAGCCAGAAGAGCATGCAAGCGGACGAGCTTCGAGACCAAGCCACCGAATGGAAACACAAGGCAGAGGAGCTGGAGAAGAAGGCCAATACGGCCGAGAGGTACAAGCAAAAGCTCGAAGCGCAGCAGGGCCTCGTCAGAGAGGTGCAAAACCTCCAGTATGAAAGGACCGAGTTGCAGGAGCAGATCCGATCGCTCAAGAACGACCGGGAACGGGGGGACCGCACCAGaaaggccgaggacgagctcacGAGGATGATCACGCAGTCGGAACAACACTTGTGGGACGAACGGAATCAGAAGAACCAACTGCTCACGGACATTGCCACACTCAGGGACGAGCTGGTACGATTGAAGGCGCAGTGTGCCCATGATGAACGCTTCATACAAGACCTGCAGGACCAGATGCAGCAGCAAGGGTCCGCTGTCACATCCCCTTCGCAGTACTTGGCTGCTTCGACCGCCTTCAACCTCGAGGACGAACTGAAAGCGGCTAGCAGTGAAGGTCAGGCCAACGTACCCCTGGAGATGTCTAGGCTGAAAGCCGAGAACGAGCTACTCCGTCGAACCTTTGGGTCCTCCGGGGACACCGCCTCACTTAGGCGCGAACTGGAGGAGCAGAGGCGCCTGGAGCAGAGGCTTCAGCAAAACCTGAACATCATCTTCGAGAAGCAAACGATCACAGAAGAGCAGATCAAGGCGTTGATGGAGAACGCGACGGATGAAAG GTCGCAAGCGTTCATCAAACTGCGTTCTCAGCTCGCGGAATCGCAGTCGAAACTCGAGGAAGCGGCCAAGAGCTCGTCGGATCTTcaagccaaggcggcggaTATGAACCGAGATCTCCTTCGGGTCAAAGCACAGCTCTCGGCGACGGAAAAGGGAGGATTGGAGGCGATCGATGATCTGAAGAGCACGGATAAACTGATATCCGAGTCACTCAAGGATGAGCTGGACCGACTACGAGAGGAGCATAATTTTGTTGTGAGCGAGCGGGACGCTCAAAAATCGCAGTTGATCGAGGCCCTTCTCGCCAAGGACAAGCTACGCAGGGAGGCGGTCGACAATGACACAAGCACGatcgcggcggccgacccCGATGCCGAAGACGCCGCTAGGAAATCGGGAGAAAAGATTGAGAAGCTACGGGCTCGTCTGAAAGAGCGAAAACTG CAACTCGAGCAATCGGAGAATGACAAGCTTGACCTGCAACACAAGCTCAAGGAGGCGCAAGGGGGCGAGGACTCCGCCGGGCGAAAG GATGCCGCGGAGCAGATGGTGAAGAACCTCCAACGGGAAAATGCATTAATCGCGACTGCGTGGTATGACCTCACCAGCCGGCTGCAAAGCAATCATGTCGTCTTGCAACGGCGACAGGATGCGCCTCGGAGCTGGCTGAACAAGCAGAGGCAGATGGTCAATGGTCAGTTGCGCCGACGCGACTTGCTCTACCTCTACTGA
- a CDS encoding Serine/threonine-protein kinase domain protein — translation MNGDLSLSQALGGLRIANPDDAPEAPASSLPPCPDPASNVSVAPDHAAADGNLKLLGAANVAATVNPSTSHRPIHHDSRDAGRPRSFVHEKGVSDLSSHPLGEGNRRNSYRLLQATGDGRESEGFRSISPLRNSYVGSASSPATTSGLDIAPFAGNSSVPATSEEWKDRGAAVGIRREVDANGRPFVRQVKKGVRDFSFSRVLGEGSYSTVYLATDRQTLKEYAIKVLEKRHIIKEKKIKYVNIEKNTLNRLTDHPGIVRLYYTFQDEACLYYVLDLCNGGELLGVLKKTGTFDVECVRFYGAQILDSIHYMHSRGVIHRDLKPENLLLDSQMHIKITDFGTARLLQDPREPQGRDTGGTDRGVADSGGRDDQNDGRAASFVGTAEYVSPELLTHKVACKASDLWAFGCIIFQLLSGRPPFKAGSEYLTFQKIVNLEYEFPPGFPPLARDLVERCLVLDPATRLTIEHLKNHEFFRGQSFGKSLWLTKAPRLRPYVPSAQAPNIIQLNGVSLDNAAAATSGAPTSGPSPHVQATAASGTNRPSRLVTDLPPPTQLDIEWSPVLTKSNERILKLGDLTVIQSPLANGLHGKGADEGHKKLSRFFGGSTTKKRQRLVLVTSSGRIVLAPVGGEEKRAKHELSLIAPDCTWRSQQDAKGQQVWCVDSGGHHYVFEETKASLSSDGGYNSAKEWIESLDKARDLAMSQNPDPQGDDGSFADLPSAMSSPASTLGSRANYADAFGVGDRTHRGHLSKSQGGLDESSHKKNRFSKRQSRNGLGSAF, via the exons ATGAATGGGGACTTGAGCCTGTCTcaggccctcggcggcctgcgGATTGCGAACCCTGACGATGCCCCCGAAGCCCCCGCCTCATCATTGCCGCCATGCCCAGATCCTGCATCAAATGTTTCTGTTGCACCTGATCATGCCGCCGCTGATGGCAACTTGAAGCTTCTCGGCGCCGCAAACGTCGCCGCTACCGTCAACCCAAGTACCTCCCACCGTCCTATCCACCACGACAGTCGCGATGCTGGCCGGCCCAGATCTTTCGTTCATGAAAAAGGTGTGTCCGACTTATCTTCGCATCCTCTAGGAGAAGGCAATCGGCGCAACAGCTATCGATTGCTCCAAGCCACTGGTGATGGACGCGAGTCGGAGGGGTTCCGCTCCATCTCACCGCTTAGGAATTCCTATGTTGGATCTGCGTCCTCGCCTGCCACGACGAGCGGCCTCGATATCGCGCCATTCGCTGGAAATTCGTCGGTACCAGCCACCAGTGAAGAGTGGAAAGATCGcggggccgccgtcggcataCGTCGCGAAGTCGACGCCAATGGCCGTCCATTTGTTCGGCAGGTTAAAAAGGGCGTCAGGGACTTTTCCTTTAGCCGTGTTCTTGGCGAGGGTTCCTACAGTACCGTTTACCTCGCCACGGATCGCCAGACGCTCAAGGAGTATGCAATAAAGGTCCTCGAGAAAAGGCACATAATTAAGGAGAAGAAGATCAAGTACGTCAACATCGAAAAGAATACGCTCAATCGCCTCACGGATCACCCGGGCATCGTCCGCCTGTACTACACGTTCCAGGACGAAGCATGCCTCTACTACGTCCTCGATCTCTGCAATGGCGGGGAACTGCTGGGTGTGTTGAAGAAAACCGGCACCTTCGACGTCGAGTGTGTGAGATTCTACGGTGCCCAGATCCTCGATTCAATACATTACATGCACTCGCGTGGAGTTATTCACCGGGATCTCAAGCCGGAGAATCTACTTTTAGACAGTCAGATGCACATCAAGATTACAGACTTTGGAACGGCGAGACTGCTCCAAGACCCGCGAGAGCCGCAGGGACGAGACACAGGCGGCACGGATCGAGGTGTGGCTGACTCGGGGGGGCGGGATGACCAGAACGACGGACGGGCGGCTTCCTTTGTCGGCACGGCCGAGTACGTGAGCCCCGAACTGCTTACGCACAAAGTCGCATGCAAGGCCAGTGACCTGTGGGCCTTTGGCTGCATTATATTTCAGCTCCTGAGCGGCAGACCACCCTTCAAGGCCGGCAGCGAATATCTGACCTTTCAGAAGATCGTCAACCTCGAATACGAATTCCCCCCAGGTTTCCCACCATTGGCTCGTGACCTCGTGGAGCGGTGCCTTGTGCTCGACCCGGCCACGAGGCTGACAATCGAGCACCTAAAAAACCACGAGTTCTTCCGCGGCCAGTCGTTTGGCAAATCCCTATGGCTCACCAAGGCGCCGCGACTGCGGCCCTACGTTCCTTCGGCACAAGCGCCCAACATCATTCAGCTGAACGGCGTTTCGTTGGACaatgcggcggcggcaacgagcgGCGCGCCGACATCTGGTCCATCACCCCATGTGCAGGCCACTGCGGCCAGTGGCACCAACCGGCCTTCTCGCCTCGTAACCGACCTACCCCCTCCGACCCAGCTGGACATCGAGTGGTCTCCCGTACTGACTAAGAGCAACGAGAGGATTCTCAAACTCGGAGACTTGACGGTGATACAATCACCCTTGGCCAATGGCCTTCATGGAAAAGGTGCGGATGAGGGCCACAAGAAGCTGTCTCGCTTCTTCGGAGGCAGCACGACCAAAAAGCGACAACGGCTGGTGTTGGTGACGTCCAGCGGGCGTATTGTGCTAGCTCCCGTTGGTGGGGAAGAGAAGAGGGCGAAGCATGAGCTGTCACTCATCGCTCCGGACTGCACTTGGAGGAGCCAACAAGACGCCAAGGGGCAGCAGGTGTGGTGTGTCGATTCG GGTGGTCACCACTACGTATTCGAGGAAACCAAGGCATCCCTCAGTTCGGACGGTGGCTACAATTCGGCCAAGGAGTGGATTGAGTCCCTGGATAAAGCAAGAGACCTGGCCATGTCCCAGAACCCAGACCCTCAAGGCGATGACGGTTCATTTGCCGATCTACCTTCAGCCATGTCGAGCCCGGCCAGTACCCTGGGCAGCCGAGCAAATTATGCGGATGCCTTCGGAGTTGGTGATAGAACGCATCGCGGCCACCTGAGCAAGAGCCAGGGTGGGCTGGACGAATCCAGCCATAAAAAGAACCGCTTCAGCAAAAGGCAATCCCGGAATGGGCTGGGGTCTGCCTTTTAG